A stretch of Phycisphaerae bacterium DNA encodes these proteins:
- the rpsG gene encoding 30S ribosomal protein S7, with translation MGFKKFTASSKSLAPDARYNSKLVNKFINSLMYDGKKSVATRAFYDAMDIVASKIKDVPPVEVFETALNNVKPELEVRSKRVGGANYQVPMPVNSRRRQSLAIRWLLLAARQKSGRPIAARLAEEFMAAYRREGTAMTTRDNVHRMAEANKAYAHFAW, from the coding sequence ATGGGTTTCAAGAAGTTCACGGCGTCCAGCAAGTCGCTCGCACCGGATGCCCGGTATAACTCGAAACTGGTCAACAAGTTCATCAACTCGTTGATGTACGACGGCAAGAAGAGCGTGGCCACGCGGGCGTTCTACGACGCGATGGACATCGTCGCTTCGAAGATCAAGGACGTTCCGCCGGTGGAAGTCTTCGAGACGGCGCTGAACAACGTCAAGCCGGAGCTCGAGGTGCGTTCCAAGCGGGTCGGCGGAGCCAACTACCAGGTGCCGATGCCGGTGAACAGCCGCCGGCGCCAGTCCCTGGCGATCCGCTGGCTGCTCCTGGCGGCGCGTCAGAAGTCGGGCCGACCGATTGCGGCGCGCCTGGCCGAGGAGTTCATGGCGGCGTACCGCCGCGAGGGTACGGCCATGACGACGCGAGACAACGTGCACCGGATGGCCGAAGCGAACAAAGCGTACGCCCACTTCGCGTGGTAG
- a CDS encoding 30S ribosomal protein S12, with the protein MPTINQLVRKPRKPITKKSKSPALADSPQKRGVCLQVKTMTPKKPNSALRKVARVRLSNGKEITTYIPGVDHNLQEHSIVLVRGGRVRDLPGVRYHIVRGVLDAAGVDGRKQSRSKYGAKKGK; encoded by the coding sequence ATGCCGACGATAAACCAACTGGTCCGCAAACCGAGAAAGCCGATCACGAAGAAGTCGAAGAGCCCGGCACTGGCGGATTCGCCGCAGAAGCGCGGGGTCTGCCTGCAGGTCAAGACGATGACCCCGAAGAAGCCGAACTCGGCCCTTCGGAAGGTGGCCCGCGTGCGCCTGAGCAACGGCAAGGAAATCACCACGTACATTCCGGGCGTCGACCACAACCTGCAGGAGCACAGCATCGTGCTGGTTCGCGGCGGCCGCGTTCGGGACCTGCCGGGCGTTCGCTACCACATCGTTCGCGGCGTTCTGGACGCCGCCGGGGTGGACGGGCGCAAGCAGAGTCGTTCCAAGTACGGGGCCAAGAAGGGCAAGTAA